A genomic stretch from Algoriphagus halophilus includes:
- a CDS encoding TIGR03364 family FAD-dependent oxidoreductase, whose product MSSTSSAIVIGAGIVGLSVTRALQAKGWKVTVIERHPQAQGASVRNFGMIWPIGQAQGPAYQRAKRAREIWIDMSQKAEFFAEKTGSLHLAYTDLEMQVVEEYVAAMKGVKSAEALTPEQTQKISPATKLDGLKGALWSDEEMIVDPREAVFKTAKYLDSLPGVEFIWNKVISRIEENTVYSGQTSWSADKVFVCSGADFETLYPEVFAGIPITKCKLQMMRLVQQPENWRIGPPLCAGLSFIHYKGFEVADSLSKLREVYQQQFPELLELGIHVMVSQNGLGELTIGDSHEYGLNLSPFDQTHINELIINFLKTFAQFKDWRIGSAWHGIYPKMTDGSIDFVREIDQYVTIVNGVGGAGMTLSFGLGEEVVDQL is encoded by the coding sequence ATGAGTTCAACTTCATCAGCAATCGTCATTGGAGCCGGGATCGTAGGCTTATCTGTTACCCGTGCTTTGCAGGCCAAAGGGTGGAAAGTTACCGTCATAGAGCGGCATCCACAGGCTCAGGGAGCCTCTGTGCGGAATTTTGGAATGATATGGCCCATCGGACAGGCCCAAGGACCAGCCTATCAACGGGCCAAAAGAGCCCGTGAAATCTGGATCGACATGAGCCAAAAGGCGGAGTTTTTTGCGGAGAAAACAGGATCTCTTCACTTGGCTTATACGGATTTGGAAATGCAGGTGGTAGAGGAATATGTAGCTGCCATGAAAGGGGTGAAGTCCGCAGAGGCATTGACCCCCGAGCAGACCCAAAAAATAAGCCCAGCCACTAAATTGGATGGGTTGAAAGGAGCTTTGTGGTCGGATGAAGAAATGATTGTAGACCCGAGGGAAGCGGTGTTTAAGACTGCGAAATACCTGGATTCCTTGCCTGGAGTGGAGTTTATTTGGAATAAAGTTATTTCCAGAATTGAAGAGAATACGGTGTACAGTGGACAGACTTCCTGGTCTGCAGACAAGGTGTTTGTTTGCTCTGGAGCGGATTTTGAAACCTTGTATCCTGAAGTATTTGCGGGGATTCCCATCACCAAATGCAAATTGCAAATGATGCGCTTGGTACAGCAGCCGGAGAATTGGAGGATAGGACCGCCATTGTGTGCAGGGTTGAGTTTTATCCATTACAAGGGATTTGAAGTAGCAGATTCCCTGTCAAAGCTTCGTGAAGTGTACCAACAGCAATTCCCGGAATTATTGGAATTGGGCATCCATGTGATGGTATCCCAAAATGGATTGGGGGAATTGACCATCGGGGATAGCCATGAATACGGCCTGAATTTGAGTCCATTTGACCAAACCCATATCAACGAGCTCATCATCAATTTCCTGAAAACCTTTGCCCAGTTTAAGGATTGGAGAATCGGCTCGGCCTGGCATGGCATTTATCCTAAAATGACCGATGGATCCATTGATTTTGTAAGGGAAATAGATCAATATGTGACCATTGTCAATGGAGTAGGTGGGGCAGGCATGACCTTGTCATTTGGCTTGGGAGAAGAAGTCGTTGATCAACTTTAA
- a CDS encoding helix-turn-helix domain-containing protein — MEHEVIVQISNKIKSIRKEKNLTLQDIADRAGVTKGLISQIENSRTIPSLLVLIQIIQALEVDLDSFFAELSRYSQETKIIVQRKSDYERFEKEPASGYEYFRIFTKKMGQSTIDIVLLEIQPGSTRDFVQTEAFEYKFIISGSVKYVFRDQEIVLNAGDSLLFDGRLEHNPVNEGEVPVQMLVVYFFEQKR; from the coding sequence ATGGAGCATGAAGTAATCGTGCAGATCAGTAACAAGATCAAAAGCATCAGAAAAGAAAAAAACCTCACCCTACAGGATATCGCCGATCGAGCAGGAGTAACCAAAGGCTTGATCTCCCAAATTGAGAACAGCAGAACTATCCCTTCCCTTTTAGTATTGATCCAGATTATCCAGGCCTTGGAAGTGGATCTGGATTCATTTTTTGCAGAGTTAAGCAGGTATAGTCAGGAGACAAAAATTATCGTCCAGCGGAAATCCGACTACGAGCGATTCGAAAAGGAGCCTGCCAGTGGCTATGAGTATTTTCGGATTTTTACCAAGAAAATGGGGCAAAGCACCATCGACATTGTCCTGTTGGAAATCCAGCCGGGAAGCACCAGGGATTTTGTGCAGACCGAGGCTTTTGAATACAAATTCATCATTTCTGGCTCGGTCAAATATGTGTTCCGGGATCAGGAAATTGTTTTAAATGCCGGAGATTCCTTGTTATTTGATGGCCGCCTGGAGCATAATCCCGTGAATGAAGGGGAGGTGCCTGTCCAGATGTTGGTAGTCTATTTCTTTGAACAGAAACGCTAG
- a CDS encoding GNAT family N-acetyltransferase, protein MKPVDIQEVTANELEELVLMARKSFLEAFTAGNKIENVYAYLDEAFTPAQFEKEFINPCSKFFVAKSEGKIIGYTKVNQVPSQTDIHDEESLEIARLYVLEVYKGQGFGKQLLDYAFDFARKNSLKYVWLGVWEHNKHAIQFYEKQGFKKFGTHPFPFGDEVQTDWLMKKDT, encoded by the coding sequence ATGAAACCCGTGGATATTCAGGAAGTAACTGCCAATGAATTAGAGGAGTTGGTACTTATGGCCAGGAAGTCGTTTTTAGAAGCTTTTACTGCCGGCAATAAAATTGAAAATGTTTACGCCTATTTGGATGAAGCATTCACTCCCGCCCAATTTGAAAAGGAATTTATCAACCCTTGTTCCAAGTTCTTTGTCGCGAAGTCAGAAGGGAAAATCATTGGCTATACCAAGGTCAATCAAGTGCCTTCCCAAACAGATATCCATGATGAAGAGAGTTTGGAGATTGCCAGATTGTATGTATTGGAAGTATACAAAGGTCAGGGTTTTGGGAAGCAGTTACTGGACTATGCTTTTGATTTTGCCCGGAAAAACTCATTGAAATATGTGTGGTTGGGAGTTTGGGAGCATAATAAACATGCCATTCAGTTTTACGAAAAACAGGGGTTTAAAAAATTCGGGACTCACCCTTTTCCATTCGGAGATGAGGTTCAAACGGACTGGCTGATGAAAAAAGATACCTGA
- a CDS encoding tetratricopeptide repeat protein, with amino-acid sequence MKQKPIFWILFISLLGAALYIHTFNYGYSGDDGIYAYFNRVTQKGLAEWTELFQYGSMNFISINPVNTSIYRPFTLLTFAIEYQIFGEFNATNGHILNVILYFFLLVILGNLMVILSQKKALPIFVPLLVLLLYAVHPIHTEVVASVKSRDTLLASLFAFSAILYWVKNEGSFTLPKQFLVGGLFFLSLISKEETITLMALVFLIAYFFQKRSFGASIKSVIPYLIPVILYLVCRAIVLDEAATVYDSKINSVLYGVSGGERLATNLFIYLQYVKLLVVPHPLSWDYSFSQIDVQTFANPLVWVSLLFFAGLIFVAVKGLKSRSLISFGILFYLATFSIFANLTDSLTIGSNLGERFLFIPSLAFCFLVVYGLYMLMQHYQIQKAPLISLLILMPFLLAFSWKTIDRAKVWKDGLSLSYSGIETAPKSWRTHVMYAEELRLEAAKLKTTSPDSARDYYAESVVHFDQAYEILGEDASVSQYLAALAESLLGVGDTTRALVVLEQSIEKQPDSHFAKFKLAAISFEQGDYERARRLYLESLQTKKPDLYATYKNLGLTYIRLNEKANAVAVFEKALEVQEDPEINRNLAYLYTELGDLEKAKAYGAGEDDFSVEETAFLLAMRAGNTAFENKNYAEAVRNYSEIEAAFEDFGGSEKYPSYYAAYGKALLESKDTLASKARFLKAYEVDPGNSVVLTNLGTISFLKDRNYANAEKYFRAAVEAGHEDQFSAYTNLGTALIVQRKEREAIEAFEKSLQYGSSRSVLSNLYLLNKAVGNEERMKYYQEQLANTSNQ; translated from the coding sequence ATGAAGCAAAAACCCATTTTTTGGATACTTTTCATTTCCCTATTGGGGGCAGCATTATACATTCATACCTTTAATTATGGGTATTCCGGAGACGACGGGATTTATGCCTACTTCAATCGTGTCACCCAAAAAGGATTAGCCGAATGGACAGAACTGTTTCAATACGGTTCCATGAATTTTATTTCAATTAATCCCGTAAATACCAGTATTTACAGACCTTTTACTTTATTGACCTTTGCGATAGAGTATCAGATTTTCGGGGAGTTCAATGCCACAAACGGTCACATTCTCAATGTGATTTTATATTTCTTCTTATTGGTCATTTTGGGGAATCTTATGGTGATCCTGTCCCAAAAGAAGGCCCTTCCGATCTTTGTTCCTTTACTGGTTTTACTTCTGTATGCAGTTCACCCGATCCATACGGAAGTGGTGGCATCGGTCAAAAGCAGGGATACTTTATTAGCTTCCTTGTTCGCTTTTTCGGCGATTCTTTACTGGGTCAAAAATGAAGGGAGCTTTACCCTTCCTAAGCAATTTTTGGTGGGAGGCTTATTTTTCCTTTCCCTGATTTCCAAAGAGGAGACCATTACCCTGATGGCTTTGGTGTTCTTAATCGCTTACTTCTTTCAGAAACGCTCCTTTGGAGCAAGTATCAAATCTGTAATTCCCTATTTGATTCCGGTCATCCTTTATTTGGTATGCCGGGCGATCGTGTTGGATGAAGCAGCCACCGTATATGATTCCAAAATCAATTCCGTGTTATATGGAGTATCAGGCGGAGAAAGACTGGCCACCAACCTATTTATTTACCTCCAGTATGTAAAATTGCTGGTAGTTCCCCATCCACTTTCCTGGGATTATTCCTTCAGCCAGATTGATGTTCAAACCTTTGCCAATCCTCTTGTTTGGGTCAGTTTGCTATTCTTCGCCGGGTTGATTTTTGTGGCAGTCAAAGGCCTGAAGTCCCGGTCATTGATCAGTTTTGGGATTCTTTTTTACCTGGCTACTTTTTCGATTTTCGCCAACTTGACAGATTCTTTGACCATTGGATCGAATCTCGGAGAGCGGTTTCTGTTCATCCCTTCTCTGGCATTCTGTTTTTTGGTGGTATATGGACTTTATATGCTCATGCAGCATTATCAAATCCAAAAGGCCCCTCTTATTTCCTTGTTGATTTTAATGCCGTTCTTACTTGCTTTCTCCTGGAAGACCATCGATCGCGCCAAAGTATGGAAAGACGGCCTATCACTTTCCTATTCAGGAATTGAAACTGCTCCAAAAAGTTGGAGAACACATGTGATGTATGCAGAGGAATTACGTTTGGAAGCCGCCAAACTAAAAACAACTTCTCCAGATTCCGCCAGGGATTACTATGCCGAATCGGTGGTACATTTTGATCAGGCTTATGAGATTTTGGGAGAAGATGCCTCGGTCTCCCAATATTTGGCTGCATTAGCAGAGTCTTTACTAGGAGTGGGAGATACTACCAGAGCGTTGGTGGTGCTGGAGCAAAGCATAGAAAAACAACCGGATTCCCATTTCGCCAAATTCAAATTGGCGGCAATTTCCTTTGAACAAGGAGACTATGAGAGGGCAAGGCGGCTGTACCTGGAAAGCCTTCAGACGAAGAAGCCTGATTTGTATGCGACCTATAAAAACTTGGGATTGACCTATATCCGTCTGAATGAAAAAGCGAATGCGGTGGCAGTTTTTGAAAAGGCACTGGAGGTACAAGAGGATCCGGAAATCAATAGAAACCTGGCTTATCTGTATACCGAATTGGGGGATTTGGAAAAGGCCAAAGCCTATGGCGCAGGAGAAGATGATTTTTCTGTGGAAGAGACCGCCTTTTTATTGGCGATGAGAGCGGGAAATACTGCCTTTGAAAATAAAAATTATGCGGAAGCAGTCCGGAATTATTCAGAAATAGAGGCAGCGTTTGAGGACTTTGGAGGCTCAGAAAAGTATCCCTCCTATTATGCTGCTTACGGAAAAGCCTTGTTGGAGTCCAAGGATACCCTTGCCTCAAAAGCCAGGTTTTTGAAAGCATATGAGGTTGATCCGGGCAATTCGGTGGTGTTGACCAATTTAGGTACGATCTCCTTTTTGAAGGACAGGAATTATGCGAATGCAGAAAAGTATTTCAGGGCTGCAGTGGAGGCCGGTCATGAAGATCAGTTCTCCGCCTATACAAACCTTGGGACGGCCTTGATTGTACAGAGAAAAGAACGAGAAGCCATTGAGGCATTTGAAAAATCCCTTCAATATGGGTCTAGCAGATCTGTGCTCTCCAATTTGTACCTGCTCAATAAAGCGGTGGGGAATGAGGAACGGATGAAGTATTACCAAGAGCAATTGGCCAATACGAGTAATCAATAA
- a CDS encoding OmpA family protein, giving the protein MKTTNKILYTVMIASVSLGAVSCKSSNAVKGGAIGGAAGGVLGGVIAGKDNTATGVLIGSAIGGTAGAIIGNQMDKAAEELQRDLEGATVERVGEGIKITFDSGLMFAVDKSDLNANSRENLTELSETLKKYEDTNILAEGHTDATGSDDYNLNLSRERAYSVEDYLTAMGIDRSRLETAAYGESQPIATNENEAGRQQNRRVEVAIYANKKMKRMAERGELGQ; this is encoded by the coding sequence ATGAAAACGACCAACAAAATTCTTTATACCGTAATGATCGCTTCCGTATCCCTGGGAGCTGTGAGTTGTAAATCAAGTAATGCCGTCAAAGGTGGTGCAATAGGCGGTGCCGCCGGCGGTGTGCTTGGTGGTGTAATTGCCGGAAAAGACAATACAGCCACAGGTGTATTGATTGGTTCTGCCATCGGAGGTACCGCGGGTGCCATTATCGGAAACCAAATGGATAAGGCTGCTGAAGAACTTCAGAGAGATCTGGAAGGTGCTACCGTTGAACGAGTAGGTGAGGGAATTAAGATCACCTTTGATTCCGGATTGATGTTCGCAGTGGATAAATCTGATCTCAATGCCAACTCCAGAGAAAACTTGACCGAACTTTCTGAGACCTTGAAAAAATACGAGGACACCAATATCCTAGCGGAAGGCCACACAGATGCCACAGGTTCTGATGACTATAACCTAAACCTATCCAGGGAAAGGGCTTATTCTGTAGAAGATTACCTGACTGCCATGGGTATTGATCGATCCCGATTGGAAACTGCGGCATACGGAGAATCACAGCCGATTGCCACGAATGAAAACGAAGCCGGAAGACAACAAAACCGAAGGGTGGAAGTGGCTATTTATGCCAATAAGAAAATGAAACGTATGGCTGAACGAGGTGAGTTGGGACAATAA
- a CDS encoding alkaline phosphatase family protein, with protein MRKTILFVVALMGLHCYSWAQESKKPVVILISLDGFRYDYVERFQPENLSRFIEGGTAAKSLIPSFPTKTFPNHYTIATGLRPEHHGIVDNGFYDPNRDEEYHHNNPTYSTDGSWYGGTPLWVLAEQNGLKAASYFFVGSEADVQGVRPSYYFKYDGRVNNLTRVSQVFEWLQLPEEEMPQMITMYFSDMDDVGHAYGPLNDQKLNERLQQLDHTLGTLMEGVKSLDLDVNIFIVSDHGMMEVPFKNFFALDEITEGLDLKVVNNGALAHLYLDNPKKKKKVLKKLNKREGPFKVVDVEESEYYQDLSRYGDRIGDILILPELGFYIASNREGLARVKANMARAESDYYGGHGFSPTYQQMHGIFYANGPEIKEGMTIESFENIHIYPLICQILGLPIPEGIDGELQVLAPILKD; from the coding sequence ATGAGAAAGACCATTCTGTTTGTAGTAGCCTTGATGGGATTGCATTGCTATTCCTGGGCACAGGAATCCAAAAAACCAGTGGTGATTCTGATCTCCCTGGATGGATTTCGATATGATTATGTGGAGCGGTTTCAGCCTGAAAACCTAAGTAGATTTATTGAAGGAGGGACCGCCGCTAAATCTTTAATTCCTTCTTTTCCTACCAAAACATTTCCGAATCACTACACCATCGCCACCGGGTTGAGACCGGAACACCATGGGATTGTGGATAATGGGTTTTATGATCCGAATCGCGACGAGGAATACCATCATAACAATCCTACCTATTCAACAGATGGGTCTTGGTATGGAGGAACGCCACTTTGGGTCTTGGCCGAACAAAATGGGTTGAAAGCGGCTAGTTATTTCTTTGTGGGGTCAGAAGCAGATGTTCAGGGAGTAAGGCCAAGCTACTATTTTAAGTACGATGGAAGGGTCAATAACCTGACGCGGGTAAGCCAGGTATTTGAGTGGTTACAGCTTCCCGAAGAAGAAATGCCCCAGATGATTACCATGTATTTTTCGGATATGGATGATGTAGGTCATGCCTATGGGCCGTTGAATGACCAGAAATTAAATGAAAGATTACAGCAGCTGGATCACACCTTAGGAACCTTGATGGAAGGTGTAAAAAGTTTGGACCTAGACGTCAACATTTTTATTGTTTCTGACCACGGTATGATGGAAGTGCCCTTTAAAAACTTCTTTGCGTTGGATGAGATCACAGAGGGGCTGGATTTGAAAGTAGTAAATAATGGAGCCTTGGCACATTTGTATCTTGACAATCCCAAAAAGAAAAAAAAGGTATTGAAGAAACTAAACAAACGTGAAGGCCCTTTTAAAGTGGTGGATGTGGAAGAATCAGAATACTATCAGGATTTATCCCGGTATGGGGATCGAATCGGTGATATTTTGATTTTACCTGAATTGGGATTTTACATAGCCAGTAACCGGGAGGGCTTGGCCCGGGTAAAAGCCAACATGGCTAGGGCAGAGTCCGATTATTACGGAGGCCATGGTTTTAGTCCTACCTACCAACAAATGCATGGGATATTCTATGCCAATGGACCTGAGATTAAGGAAGGGATGACCATTGAATCCTTTGAAAATATCCATATTTACCCCTTGATCTGTCAGATTTTGGGATTACCGATTCCGGAAGGTATAGATGGGGAGTTACAGGTGTTAGCGCCAATTTTGAAAGATTAG
- a CDS encoding group III truncated hemoglobin, with protein MDKIDIRSRKEVDFLVRRFYDQVRVHETLGPVFNQIVEDWEHHLTHLSDFWEMILLQTGPGAGKFNPTKVHREVDAAVDHSIEQQHFGNWLELWFTTIDRYFEGEVAAYAKEHARRMAHMLFMRIWEGRQLN; from the coding sequence ATGGATAAGATTGATATTCGCAGTAGAAAAGAAGTAGACTTTCTGGTTCGAAGGTTTTATGATCAGGTACGGGTTCATGAAACCTTGGGTCCTGTGTTTAATCAGATTGTGGAGGACTGGGAGCATCATTTGACCCATTTAAGTGATTTTTGGGAGATGATTTTACTGCAAACCGGTCCAGGGGCCGGCAAGTTTAACCCCACCAAAGTCCATCGGGAAGTGGATGCCGCAGTAGATCACAGCATAGAGCAGCAACATTTTGGGAATTGGCTGGAGTTATGGTTTACCACCATTGATCGGTATTTTGAAGGAGAAGTGGCAGCTTATGCCAAAGAGCATGCGCGAAGAATGGCTCATATGTTGTTTATGAGAATATGGGAGGGGAGACAATTGAACTGA
- a CDS encoding formate/nitrite transporter family protein, translated as MTEEEKKYAAEQKKLAAEEKKLAAEEKKKQKVIDKEIQTTKKTGKDAPKSHGEILRDQISDALETYEKSPSSLFLSSITAGLEIGFSYLMICTVFFFAMGKMDEGSIFKLISLVYPLGFILVVLGQSILFTEQTALLTLPVLNKKQTIRAMLKLWGVVISGNLIGGYIIALLLNWLGPRLGIFDKEVVVTIALHVLEVKPMVILVSAIVAGWLMGLLSWLLASVKDTISRIVMIFLITSVLAFTSLHHSIIGSIEVFSGMLKSPEISLLDYLMFQGLALLGNAFGGAIFVGLIKYRAFVYNIVGK; from the coding sequence ATGACCGAGGAAGAAAAAAAATATGCTGCAGAACAAAAGAAGTTAGCTGCTGAAGAAAAAAAGCTGGCTGCAGAAGAGAAAAAGAAGCAGAAAGTAATAGACAAGGAAATCCAGACCACCAAAAAAACTGGGAAAGATGCCCCTAAGTCACATGGGGAGATCCTAAGAGACCAGATTTCTGATGCCTTGGAGACCTATGAAAAAAGTCCAAGTAGTTTGTTTTTGAGCTCTATCACCGCTGGTCTGGAGATTGGGTTTAGCTACCTGATGATATGCACCGTTTTCTTTTTTGCAATGGGCAAAATGGATGAAGGTTCTATTTTTAAGCTAATTTCTTTGGTCTATCCATTGGGGTTTATCTTGGTGGTATTGGGGCAAAGTATCCTCTTTACGGAGCAAACGGCCTTGTTGACATTGCCTGTTTTAAATAAAAAGCAAACAATTAGAGCAATGCTCAAGCTATGGGGAGTGGTGATCAGCGGAAATTTAATAGGAGGCTATATCATTGCGCTGCTCCTCAATTGGCTAGGTCCAAGGTTAGGAATATTTGATAAAGAGGTAGTGGTAACCATTGCCTTGCATGTCCTGGAAGTGAAACCAATGGTGATCTTGGTCAGTGCAATCGTCGCAGGTTGGTTGATGGGGCTGCTGTCCTGGCTCCTGGCTTCGGTCAAAGATACCATCAGTAGGATTGTCATGATCTTTTTGATTACCTCTGTCTTGGCATTCACGAGTTTGCACCACAGTATTATTGGAAGCATTGAGGTGTTTTCAGGTATGTTGAAGTCCCCGGAAATTTCGCTTTTGGATTATTTGATGTTTCAAGGATTGGCTTTACTGGGAAATGCTTTTGGAGGAGCAATTTTCGTAGGCCTGATTAAATACCGAGCATTTGTATACAATATCGTTGGCAAGTAG